The following coding sequences lie in one Oryza brachyantha chromosome 10, ObraRS2, whole genome shotgun sequence genomic window:
- the LOC102707717 gene encoding transcription factor BHLH3-like, producing MELMDDDGSSSFLEELMAPLRGGATPTPEDLWQAYAMGPMCGGVGGDVMLGDQLLVGGGDARTAQASPPSLFPPLLVALDPPPPCPPLREDIGFEFDCLGEVCNPYKRGGAARVDVDGARELVVTMDPAAEERCQERRGGGGDASGEPPVFVFGGGGAGAAEARSETTSTGGAAGSVRPRSCRPPQPGAPSKNLMAERRRRKRLNDRLSMLRSVVPRISKMDRTSILGDTIGYMNELMDRIKALQDEAASSPEDLSTLNTLRPPPSSSSSGDETPIRNSTRFDVERKENGSMRIEMACAAIPELLPSTLAALEALGVEIEQCVVSCFDDFAMQASCLQDDEKREMRGDTEEIKQTLFKSAGYGAGCLI from the exons ATGGAGCTcatggacgacgacggctcgTCCTCCTTCCTGGAGGAGCTCATGGCGCCGCTGCGGGGCggggcgacgccgacgccggaaGATCTGTGGCAGGCGTACGCCATGGGCCCGATGTGCGGCGGCGTGGGAGGCGACGTCATGCTCGGCGACCAGCTGCTcgtcggaggcggcgacgcgaggACCGCGcaggcctcgccgccgtcgttatTCCCGCCACTGCTCGTGGCTTTggaccctcctcctccttgcccGCCTCTGCGCGAGGACATCGGCTTTGAGTTTGATTGCCTGGGTGAAGTCTGCAACCCGTACAAGAGAGGCGGCGCTGCCCGtgtcgacgtcgacggcgctCGTGAGTTGGTGGTGACCATGgatccggcggcggaggagagatGCCAGGAGCgacgcggtggtggcggcgatgcGAGTGGCGAGCCGCCCGTGTTCgtgttcggcggcggcggcgccggcgcggcggaggcgcgctcCGAGACGACGAGTACTGGCGGCGCCGCGGGGAGCGTCCGCCCAAGGAGCTGCAGGCCGCCGCAACCCGGCGCGCCGTCCAAGAACCTcatggcggagcggcggcgccggaagCGGCTCAACGACCGGCTCTCCATGCTACGCTCCGTCGTGCCCAGGATCAGCAAG ATGGACAGGACATCGATTCTCGGCGACACCATCGGCTACATGAACGAGCTGATGGATCGGATCAAGGCCCTCCAAGAcgaggccgcctcctccccggaGGATCTCTCGACGCTGAACACGCTCAGGCCTcctccgtcgtcgtccagctcTGGCGACGAGACACCCATCAGGAACTCGACAAGG TTCGACgtggagaggaaggagaacggCAGCATGAGGATCGAGATGGCCTGCGCGGCGATCCCGGAGCTGCTGCCGTCGACGCTCGCCGCGCTGGAGGCGCTGGGCGTGGAGATCGAGCAGTGCGTGGTCAGCTGCTTCGATGACTTCGCCATGCAAGCCTCCTGCCTACAG GATGACGAGAAGAGGGAGATGAGAGGCGATACAGAAGAGATCAAGCAGACATTGTTCAAGAGTGCAGGCTATGGAGCTGGCTGTCTTATATGA
- the LOC102722528 gene encoding probable protein phosphatase 2C 72 codes for MLSAVMEYLRSCWGPASSPAGRPRKGSDAAGRQDGLLWYKDTGQLVAGEFSMAVVQANNLLEDHSQVESGPLSTTEPDLQGTFVGVYDGHGGPETARYINDHLFNHLRGFASEHKCMSADVIRKAFCATEEGFFSVVSSQWSLRPQLAAVGSCCLVGVICNGNLYIANLGDSRAVLGRLVKGTGEVLAMQLSAEHNASYEEVRRELQAAHPDDPQIVVLRHNIWRVKGIIQITRSIGDVYLKKPEFNREPLHSKFRLHETFRRPLLSSEPAIVVHQLQATDQFIIFASDGLWEHISNQEAVDLVQHNPRNGIARRLVKAAMQQAAKKREMRYSDLKKIDRGVRRHFHDDITVVVVFFDSNAITTASWSRPSVSLRGGGIILPANSLAPFSVPT; via the exons ATGCTCTCTGCGGTGATGGAATACTTGAGATCTTGCTGGGgcccggcgtcgtcgccggccgggcGCCCCCGCAAGGGATCGGATGCGGCCGGGCGGCAGGACGGGCTGCTGTGGTACAAGGACACCGGGcagctcgtcgccggtgagttCTCGATGGCCGTGGTGCAGGCCAACAATCTGCTCGAGGATCACAGCCAGGTGGAATCCGGGCCGCTGAGCACCACGGAGCCCGACCTGCAGGGCACCTTTGTCGGCGTCTATGATGGGCACGGCGGCCCGGAGACGGCGCGCTACATCAACGACCATCTGTTCAACCATCTGAGGG GATTTGCATCTGAGCACAAGTGCATGTCAGCGGATGTGATTCGAAAGGCATTTTGTGCAACTGAGGAGGGATTCTTTTCTGTAGTTAGTAGTCAATGGTCATTGAGGCCTCAATTAGCGGCAGTAGGCTCTTGCTGTCTAGTTGGTGTGATCTGCAACGGAAATCTATATATTGCAAACCTTGGTGATTCCCGTGCTGTTCTTGGTAGACTTGTTAAGGGGACTGGAGAAGTTCTGGCTATGCAACTGTCAGCAGAACACAATGCATCCTATGAAGAGGTTAGGCGAGAGCTCCAGGCAGCACATCCTGATGATCCCCAAATTGTGGTTCTAAGGCACAATATTTGGCGTGTGAAGGGTATTATCCAG ATAACAAGATCCATTGGAGATGTATATCTGAAGAAACCAGAGTTCAACAGAGAACCTCTGCATAGCAAATTTCGGCTTCATGAAACTTTCAGGAGACCTCTTCTTAGTTCTGAACCAGCTATTGTTGTACACCAATTACAGGCAACTGATCAGTTCATCATTTTTGCATCTGATGGACTATGGGAGCATATTAGTAATCAGGAAGCAGTTGATCTTGTCCAACATAATCCTCGCAAT GGGATTGCTAGAAGACTAGTAAAGGCTGCAATGCAGCAGGCAGCAAAAAAGAGGGAGATGAGGTATTCAGATCTCAAGAAAATCGATCGTGGGGTAAGGCGGCACTTCCATGATGACATAACAGTTGTTGTGGTGTTCTTCGATTCAAATGCCATAACCACTGCTAGCTGGAGCAGACCTTCGGTTTCTCTTCGAGGGGGTGGCATTATTCTCCCTGCAAATTCCCTTGCTCCATTCTCAGTTCCTACATAG
- the LOC102722249 gene encoding NEP1-interacting protein-like 1 codes for MARPQILSCVAAVVFCVCSSSWLLCFSCSVCKMDAPSTSPAVVAREVERWRWAGAAGFGAAARGFACRVLCAVATCVFAAVGSLVGAVTGCVIGLATESGMLRGAGIGAISGAVFSIEVAESSRDLWHSSDSGVWCLVYMVDIISSLLSGRLVREKVGPAVQSAVQSQISAISSPFAETSDLFETGGTKGVPADTLRRLPAVKITGDSAVDSAGEAVCCSVCLQDFRAGEMARRLPGCRHLFHVACIDCWLVRHGSCPLCRRDI; via the exons ATGGCGCGTCCACAGATT CTTAGCTGCGTAGCTGCTGTTGTGTTCTGTGTGTGTTCGTCGTCGTGGTTGCTGTGCTTTTCTTGTTCGGTTTGCAAGATGGACGCGCCGTCGACGTCTCCTGCCGTGGTGGCGCGGGAGGTGGAGCGGTGGCGGtgggccggcgccgccggtttCGGCGCCGCGGCGCGTGGCTTCGCGTGCAGGGTGCtctgcgccgtcgccacctgCGTCTTCGCCGCAG TGGGGTCGCTGGTCGGGGCGGTGACGGGGTGCGTGATCGGGCTGGCGACGGAGAGCGGAATGCTGCGCGGCGCCGGCATCGGCGCCATCTCCGGCGCCGTCTTCTCCATCGAGGTCGCCGAGTCGTCGCGCGACCTCTGGCACTCCAGCGACTCCGGCGTCTGGTGCCTCGTCTACATG GTGGACATCATCTCCAGCCTCCTCAGCGGTAGATTGGTGCGGGAGAAAGTGGGTCCCGCTGTTCAGAGCGCGGTTCAGAGTCAG ATAAGCGCGATCAGCTCGCCGTTCGCCGAGACCAGCGACCTGTTCGAGACCGGCGGCACCAAGGGCGTGCCGGCGGACACGCTccgccggctgccggcggTCAAGATCACCGGCGACAGCGCCGTCGActccgccggcgaggccgtctGCTGCTCCGTGTGCCTCCAGGACTTCCGCGCCGGCGAgatggcgcggcggctgccggGCTGCCGGCACTTGTTCCACGTGGCGTGCATCGACTGCTGGCTGGTGAGGCACGGCTCCTGCCCGCTGTGCCGGCGAGACATCTGA
- the LOC102708004 gene encoding DDB1- and CUL4-associated factor 8 — MRRPWKHPTPASVRHHGAADLWLRETGLLLPRRFARRAAASEDLVMRLQIHRKLNRHTGCVNTVGFNADGDTLISGSDDQMVMLWNWDTGAVKLQFHSGHSDNVFQARFMPYTDDQTIVTCAADGEVRLAKVADGGDVPTTLLGDHDGRAHKLAIEPGSPYIFYSCGEDGLVQHFDLRTNTATNLFLCRNSLSKSGLSSSIHLNAITIDPRNPNLLAVGGSNCYARVYDIRKYKWDGSSDFGCPSDCYCPPHLIDNWSVGITGLAFSHQSELLISYNDENIYLFSKNGGLGPDPKSSNKIEANKGSKSTMVASEGDVDQPAPPQMYAGHRNCETVKGVTFIGPNHEYVASGSDCGRLFIWRKRDGKLLRAMEGDECVVNCIEPHPHTMTIASSGIDNDVKIWTPTATERAPVVNVEELKPRKRRTKLWDLTLPEQLIWQVLASRRRRESAGDDSSEDLEGSAGLLNLVLRAAERDVLSDEDEDEDEETSEDSGDSSLN, encoded by the exons atgcGCCGCCCGTGGAAGCACCcgacgccggcctccgtccgccaccacggcgccgccgacctctGGCTCCGGGAGACCGGCCTCCTCCTACCCCGCCgcttcgcccgccgcgcggcggcctCCGAG GACCTGGTAATGCGCCTGCAGATTCACAGGAAGCTTAACAGGCATACAGGCTGCGTGAACACGGTAGGCTTCAATGCAGACGGTGACACCCTCATATCGGGGTCTGATGACCAGATGGTCATGCTGTGGAACTGGGACACTGGTGCGGTCAAATTGCAGTTCCACTCAGGTCATAGTGACAATGTATTCCAAGCCCGGTTCATGCCATACACGGATGATCAAACCATTGTCACTTGTGCTGCTGATGGAGAG GTGAGACTTGCCAAGGTAGCGGATGGTGGGGATGTACCTACTACATTGCTGGGTGACCATGATGGAAGGGCTCATAAATTGGCTATTGAGCCTGGCAgcccttatattttttatagctgTGGCGAAGATGGGCTTGTTCAGCAT TTTGATTTGAGGACAAATACAGCCACAAATTTATTTCTGTGCAGAAACTCTTTGAGTAAATCGGGACTCTCTTCCAGTATCCATCTTAATGCAATTACAATAGATCCAAGGAATCCAAATCTTCTTGCAGTTGGAGGAAGTAATTGTTATGCTCGTGTGTATGACATCCGCAAGTACAAATGGGATGGATCATCTGATTTTGGTTGCCCATCTGACTGCTACTGTCCACCACATCTTATTGACAATTGGTCTGTTGGAATAACAGGGTTAGCGTTCTCTCACCAGAGTGAATTGCTTATATCTTACAATGAtgagaatatttatcttttctctaaaaatggAGGGCTGGGACCTGACCCAAAGTCATCTAACAAGATTGAGGCTAACAAAGGGTCCAAATCAACAATGGTTGCATCCGAAGGGGATGTTGACCAACCTGCACCACCACAGATGTATGCTGGACATCGCAATTGTGAGACCGTCAAGGGTGTGACATTCATCGGGCCAAATCATGAATATGTTGCCAGTGGGTCAGATTGTGGTCGATTATTTATATGGAGAAAGAGAGATGGGAAACTTTTACGAGCAATGGAGGGTGATGAATGTGTTGTAAACTGTATCGAGCCCCATCCGCACACTATGACAATTGCAAGCAGTGGAATTGATAATGATGTAAAGATATGGACTCCCACTGCCACTGAGCGTGCACCGGTGGTAAATGTTGAGGAG CTTAAGCCTCGTAAAAGAAGAACAAAGCTCTGGGACTTGACTCTACCAGAGCAATTGATCTGGCAAGTCCTGGCATCACGACGCAGACGGGAATCAGCTGGAGATGATTCGTCTGAGGATCTTGAAGGCAGCGCAGGATTGCTTAATCTTGTTCTCCGAGCTGCAGAGAGAGATGTGCTGTCTGATGAGGATGAGGATGAGGATGAAGAAACCTCCGAGGACTCTGGCGACTCTAGTCTCAACTGA